Proteins encoded by one window of Engraulis encrasicolus isolate BLACKSEA-1 chromosome 23, IST_EnEncr_1.0, whole genome shotgun sequence:
- the LOC134439708 gene encoding terminal nucleotidyltransferase 5C-like — protein sequence MTDSKTDQRRFHNLTQEQLETLDQVLTEVIPIHGRGNFPTLEVKPKDIIHVVRDKLVAKEIKVRDVRLNGSTASHVLVKENGTSYKDLDIIFGVELPKQEDFQIIKEVVLSCLLDFLPQGVNKDKITALTMKEAYVQKMVKVFTEHDRWSLISLSNNSGKNVELKFVNSLRRQFEFSVDSFQIILDRMLESYLEAEQRQAAQEAQRVPKVTVVAESMYGDFEQAMDHLRYRLIATRNPEEIRGGGLLKYSNLLVREFKPASETEIKTLERYMCSRFFIDFPDVNEQQRKIESYLRNHFIGEEKSKYDYLMTLRRVVDESTVCLMGHERRQTLNMITILALKVLGEQNIIPNTNNVTCFYQPAPYMTDHNFSNYYIANGQSPVIYHPYPLHIHMQTGLV from the exons ATGACAGACTCAAAGACTGACCAGCGTCGCTTCCACAACCTCACACAGGAACAATTGGAGACGCTGGACCAG GTCCTGACCGAGGTCATCCCCATCCATGGCCGTGGCAACTTCCCCACGCTGGAGGTCAAACCCAAGGACATCATCCATGTGGTGCGCGACAAACTGGTCGCCAAGGAGATCAAGGTGCGCGACGTGCGCCTCAACGGCTCGACGGCCAGCCACGTGCTGGTGAAAGAGAATGGCACCAGCTACAAGGACCTGGACATCATATTTGGTGTGGAGCTGCCCAAGCAGGAGGACTTCCAGATCATCAAGGAGGTGGTGCTGAGCTGCCTGCTGGACTTCCTGCCTCAGGGCGTCAACAAGGACAAGATCACAGCCCTGACCATGAAGGAGGCCTACGTGCAGAAGATGGTGAAGGTCTTCACCGAGCACGACCGCTGGAGCCTCATCTCGCTCTCCAACAACAGCGGCAAGAACGTGGAGCTCAAGTTTGTCAACTCGCTGCGTCGCCAGTTCGAGTTCAGCGTCGACTCCTTCCAGATTATTCTGGACCGCATGCTGGAGTCGTACCTGGAGGCGGAGCAGAGGCAGGCGGCCCAGGAGGCCCAGAGG GTGCCCAAAGTCACAGTGGTGGCAGAGAGCATGTACGGGGACTTTGAGCAAGCCATGGACCACTTACGCTACCGCCTGATAGCCACACGAAACCCGGAGGAGATCCGCGGCGGCGGGCTGCTGAAATACAGCAACCTGCTGGTCCGCGAGTTCAAGCCGGCCAGCGAGACCGAGATCAAGACGCTGGAGCGCTACATGTGCTCACGCTTCTTCATCGACTTCCCCGATGTGAACGAGCAGCAGCGCAAGATCGAGTCCTACCTGCGCAACCACTTCATCGGAGAGGAAAAGAGCAAGTATGACTACCTGATGACGCTTCGCCGGGTGGTCGATGAGAGCACCGTGTGCCTCATGGGGCACGAGCGTAGGCAGACCCTCAACATGATCACCATCCTGGCCCTCAAGGTCCTCGGGGAGCAAAACATCATCCCCAACACCAACAATGTCACCTGCTTCTACCAGCCCGCTCCATACATGACCGACCACAACTTCAGCAACTACTACATCGCCAACGGCCAGTCTCCGGTCATCTACCACCCGTACccactgcacatacacatgcagacagggCTAGTCTAG